The Trachemys scripta elegans isolate TJP31775 chromosome 20, CAS_Tse_1.0, whole genome shotgun sequence genomic sequence GGCCCTAACACTGCACAAAACGCAGCCGCAAATGAGCTTTCCAGAGTAGCCGAGGGGAGGTAGGCGTCCGGCGCCCACTGAGTTTCAGTGGCTCCTTTGAGACTCCAGCCCATGTCCGCTCTGTGCCCATTGAAAGGAGCGCTGGGAAACGTCCTGCCCGTGACTGTTTGCCTTCACCCCCACCTTGCTGGCTCAGTTTCAGGTCCGTGTGCTTCCTGAAGAACGACAGCATGAACTTCCCGAAATTCTCCTACACCAATGAAGACGAAGCCTGGAAAAGCTACCTGGAGAACCCCCTGACAGCTGCCACCAAGGCCATGATGAGGGTGAACGGAGACGACGACAGTGTggctgccctgagcctcctctaCGACTACTACATGGTACGTTCCTAGTGGGCACCGTGTGCCCTCAGTTAGCCTCATAGGCGCCACCATTTcgttttccctgggggtgctccacccccactccgccccttcccccaaggcctctcCCATGCCCTGCCCttcactccaccctttcccctagGCCCTGCCCTGCGCTCCACCCTTTCCCCTAGGCCCCACCCTTTGCttcgcctcttcctgcccccagttctgccccctcccctaggCCTCCGCCTGCCGCTCGCTGCTCTCCACCatcccccaaactcctccctgagcccccgatcagctgtttgccgTTGCCCCCGATTAGCTAATCAGGGGTGCTGCCAAATAGCTGATTGgcagcaccgccaaacagctgtggctggtgggtgctgtgtatatttttttccgtgggtgctccctCCAGGCCTGGAGCAGTCACGGAGCCAGCGCCTATGGTTAGCCTGTcactctgcagcctggggaaggCTGCATGTGTGCTCAGTGATTTCTCttaagctgtgtctacacagtGCACCTTACAACGGCGCATCGTACGGCGCGCTGTCTAGCCGCTCTTGATCCCGgcagcaaaataaaaccacctccaacgaggggcgGTAGCTTCATTGCTAGGAGTGCGGCTCCTGGCGACggtttgttttttcacacccctgagcgacaaaagttttaacgacaTAAGTGctagtttcagggtagcagccgtgttagtctgtatccgcaaaaagaacaggagtacttgtggtaccttagagactaacaaatttattagagcataagctttcatggactacagcccacttcttcggatgcatatagagtggaacatatattgaggagatatatatacacacatacagagagcatgaacaggtgggagttgtcttaccaactctgagaggccaattaagtaagagggaaaaaaaataaatttttgtttgtttattcgtgctctctgtatgtgtgtatatatatctcctcaatatatgttccactctatatgcatccgaagaagtgggcagtagcccacgaaagcttatgctctaataaatttgttagtctctaaggtgccactattactcctgttctttttataagtggtagtgtagacaaagcccttaAGTACTTCATATGGCTCCCCATTACCAGagtatctgagaacctcacaaCTGTGAACATCTGGATCCACACAACTCCCTTGGGAGGTGGGGCACTGCTTTAGTGTAGAGAAGGGAAAATGAGGCATAATTCACACAGAAtttgggataggagggaagcGAACCTGAGACGCCTGAGTCCCAGTGTAGGGCCTTAGCCACTAGACTACACTTATTATAGCTGGGGTTTATTTTGCCTCTGGGTTCTATGTGTGAATCTGTGGCAGTGAGGGAGCTGTTGCTTTGCCCTTTTGCAGGTGCCAAAGGAGAAGAGGATCCTTCCACCTGGTATGATGGGACGCAATGAACTGGGAAAAAGGTTAGACCGAGTCCTGCTCTCTCTAGTTGTCTGTCTGCCGCTGGCATGCATGATGGATCTGTTAGCTTGcataaaacagacttcaaagcacAGCATTATTACTAACAACAGTGGAGGCTATTAACAGAGAGACACACATTAAAATTCTTTCGGCCAGGTCCTCGGTGTGTGTAAATAGATCtttgctgattcacaccagctggggatctgccccattgaagtcagtggaactaggCTGACTaccaccagccgaggatctgttCTTTTGTGTCCCTCCTTGTGACACTGGGCCAGGGACTATTTATATGTTGCTGGGCTGGAATCACAGAGTCAGCACAGACTCATTGACTTGATAAGAGTTTTCCGTTTCAACTGCTTCCAATTTGCCCAGCGTTCTCCTCTGATGTCCTCCTAGGCTTCCAGGCTGTTCAGAGAATTCACTGAGACAGTAATGGCCCATTAGGCTTGGGGAAGTCAGTGCCCCTTGCTGGACTCTGTGTACCTTGGCAATCTGCTCTGCATAACTATTTTTGAAGCACTTTCCCTACAATGGGCCCGTTGAATGACACTTTTTTCCTTCCTGGCGGCTAAGTCCTGGCACCGTTTCTCCTCTCCCGGCCTGGCGGATGGGCTCTGTGcattattttcagaggtgctctcCGTCTGTAGGAGCTGggtaccagggctggctccaggcgccagcgaaggaagcaagtgcttggggcggccaatacaaaggggcagcactccatcCGTTagtggggcagcacgtccgggtcttcggcgggaattggtcggcgggtccctcagtctctcttttcctctttgagctgctaccgaagtgccccgaagaggaagagagggagtgaaggactcgctcccgaagtgccgccgaagaatggagcggcgcAATTGAGCTGCTGCCAATGTGCCGccgattggcttttttttttttttttttccgcttggagcggcagaaaacctggagctggccctgctgggtaCACGTATAGTTTTTAATAATGGCAACAGAGCTGCATGTGCTAATGCAGGCCCAGACCCTGAGCTGCGGTAAAACGGCGCCacacctttgacttcagtggagctaagaATTCTGCAgtagctgatgatctggcccccAAGTGGACTTGCTGGCTGGGTTGCTTTTAGCATTTCAGACCTGTTGGTTACTTAAATATTtgctctccagctggggttcCGGCTCCCTGCTGACCTGTTGCAAAGGGgtgacactcccctcccctcGCTAGCAGAGGAGGTAGGGGAAGAGTTAATTTTCAGGGATGTTTACTGATTCTCTGAGCACTGACATACTCAACACAGGTGTGAGGAGCCATTGTGTGTTCCGTGGATCCCTGAAATAGAAGCTCGGGAAGCAAGGAGGATgggagctgctgcttctccttcgcTTCCTTGGGAACAGCTGGGGCTGCCAAGAGGAGCAGGGGTGGCTAGCATGGCGGAGTGTTTGTTCTTCTCTGTATGGAAACAGAAACGGGGTGATAATTTATCACCACCAGTTAGGCCGGGGCTACAGACCTGGCAATATCAGACTGCGGCCCAGAGCGGGACAGGATTCTGTCTGGTAGAAGTGCTTTTTGTTAGGTACCCTAGGATAGTGGCATTTTATTCttcaagaaaaaaatcatcatcTTTTTTGGCCCAATGGCACTATGGAGTCTTCAGCTTTGTTTTATCCCCAAGCTCTGTCCCTCTTGCACCTGCTTTGAAGTTTGCCCCTATCTATCTCACTTCAGTGTTGCCAGCTCAACATGATTTTATCCCAAGTCTCACCATCCTGGGGGCATTTCTCAAAGCActggctcctggagtcatgtgaatatgtatgagaacctcagctttctttttaaaacattaggTAAGATTCCAGCCCTGGTGTTTGCAGAGAAGCGCCTGAATATGcaaaccctaaaggctcaaaacccagaaatcAAATAaaaccaccatttaaaaaaatctcatgatttttaagcaatTCTCGTGAttttaggggtggggggggctgactcacgatttttgaatgcttggggttggccaTGTTGCGCTGTTGTCAATATTTAATGTCCCAAGCAGAGATGAGCTGATCTAAAACCCAGGCCTGTCTCTAAGCATAGCTATTGCTGCTAAAAGCTCATCCTCTGACTTCCTATGAACCTCTGTGATCCGGCGAGGGGCTGAGCGCCCCCAGCGACCGTTGATGCCATTGGGAATTGAGGGGGGACTCTGCACCTTGCCGGATTGCAGCTACAGGCAAAGGGATGAGGCCGGGGGTCCCTTGTTTTACGGCTCTATGGGCTGGTTGTACTGGGATTCCTGGTGTCTGCTACCCCCCCAATATACAGCTTGCTTCTTCATCTCGGGTCTAGGGTTGCCTTGCCTAGCTCCGCAAGCCCATGGCTCAGTGACTCCCGCTCCTGTTTCTGATGGGATCTCCTCTCCCTAGGAACTGTCACGGAATGGAGTACGACCCCGAGATCTCGTCCTTCGAAGGCTCTGCCCACCTCATGAAGCTCCTGGCTGAAAACGTTTCCGGGACCCAAGAATATTCCGACCTGCCCAAGAAAAATGGCTTGAGTCTAGAGGGTGTCCCCGCACCCCTCAAGCCGGccatcctcctccccagcaccagcaagctggagccctcccccgaAAACTACGCCATCGCCTCGGGGGATGTGTACGACAACGGCTCGCTGAGCTCCCTCTTCGAGACCATTCATGTGGTGCCACAACAGCAGAGGTGGCAGCCGGACAGCACTTTCAAAGACGATCCGCAGGAGGTCAGGAGCTGTTgtgggcagtgtggtctagtggctagcgTACCagaatgggactcaggagactgggttctagtcctggctgtgCTACTGGCCTTTTGGGTGACCTGGTGGCATTgatacagtgggggtgctgaaagcaaTTGAACACATCTCTAAACCCTGTATCTGATagaaccacttcaagccagggggtgctgctgcacctccagCACCTCTAGGGTGAccttcaccgctctgtgcctcagtttccccatctgtaaaatggggatactgtcctcctttgtaaagccctttgagatctgcTGTTGAGACGCTTATCGTCATCAGCTAGGCAGCTGCCAATGAGTGAAACTGCGCCTCCTGCTGCAATATGCATCCACATGGAACAAATCCCTTGCAGTCCGGTGGGATGTGGCTCCAGTTTAGACCCAGgggcaaattcagacctggtgtaagtgGGTACAGATCCCATCGGAGTCTTTGGGTCAAATGCAGCAGTGACTTAACCGGTGGAGTAAGTGACACGCCTGGTATATCCGGGAGTGTGATTTGCACAGCGTTGGCGTGCGAGGGGTGTATGAAACAAGCGTGATTGACACACTGAGGGGTGTGGCGCAACATCTAGGTGGGTGTGATAAGAAGAAAGGGTGAAGGGGCTTCTTAACCTTCCACCTGCCTGTTTGCCCTGCTACACCCTTCCGCCCTGGGGTGTGTACGTTACTCACTGTGCACGGAAGGCCTGATGAGAGAACACTGCATTGCGTAAGCGCTCACACCCATCTCCTTAGCAACTTCCCCTTGTGTTTCATACATCATCATTTGCATCTCTGCTGAAGTTGGCCCTGACCCGTCGTCAGTTGCATGTGACTCGCGATGGCTCAGGATTTGACCAGAAAATTCGGAAAGAGTCCCACTCTCTGTGGCTGACACACCACGACTAGTCATGCCCTGCTCTCCGGGAAAAACACTAACTGTGGGCTAGTTAGAGCCATCCTGGTTTGCCTCAATTGGAAAATGTCCCCACCTGAGAGGTGGATTTCAATGCAGTGTCTCTAATTCTGGGCCTGATCATGCAGTCCTTacctactggagtcaatgggagctttgcattAGAGACttcatccaactcccattgaatgaaTAGTCTTTGCATTGACTTTGGGAGATGGATCAAGCCTTTGGACTCCAGAATTGGCTGCTTGTAATGTTTGTAGCTGCTATTATTAATCACCGGTGCAGCAGGGGGGAAGTGGGAAAAAATGCCACTTTCGTTTATCCTGCTTTCATTTTCCCTACAGTCACTGCTCTTCGGTGATATCCTCAAATCCCAGCCGGACCAGCCGTGTTCCGAGGGTTACCCTGCCGATGGCGCTAAGAGGTAATCGACAGTTCGTTAGTCTGGCCTGTCCCCTGGTTTCCAGTTCACCTGGCAGTGGTCACTTCCCCTTGTTTCATTTGCCCAGCTGCCGATCCAGGCGGGCACTCACCTTGGCAGAGTTACAGAATTAATATTTCCCCAAGGGTGAGCCAGTCTGGAATAATGTCCTTAGTGTACTGAGGATGAGTGTGCTGCCACGAGGGGTGAATTTCAGTGCACGTGGAAGCAAAGGGCTCTTAGCGGTGGTTAGGGTTTGAGATATTGCTTGTAGAGAAAGGGCCTAGACCAAAACTCTCCGCCTGGAAACCTGACGTGTCAGCAAACGCAAGAGAACCTTCTCTATTCATGAGCTTTCCCGCTCAGCCTGGCCGGACTCCGGGAACCACACTGTTGACTTTGCTTTGGATAGAGCAGCCAAGTGATGGGCCTTTAGAAGTCTGTCCCCTGTCCGTAGGGAGCACGGAGGCAGAGGATGCTAAGCAGGCTCCCCCACGCAGCTCAGCCAACCCTAATCCAGCTTGAACCCTGGTCACCCTGCTAAGGACCTTCTGCTGCAGTTGTGGCCAGCCAAGGGGCGTTTACACACTGCACGGAGTCCCTGCTGGGTTCTTGGGTTGAGACCACATACATTCGCTGATTCTCCTCTcgcttacactagtgtaaatcaggagtaagccACTGACATCAAGGGGGGTATGTAAgtcactggtgagtgtgtgttaaaGGTCCCCCTTTATGAATGTGCGGCAGACTGTAGCTCTTTAGCTCAAGAGAGATTCCGGGTTCAATCCCTGGTGGGGGCTCTTACAGGCACACGGGTGTGAGTGAGTGGAGAAGCTGCTCTCTGAATCCACTGCTGCCTCTGACAAACATGCCTCCCTTACACTTCACAGCCGTGTTCACGCTAGTCATGCCTGCTGCCGCGGATTCCACATCCTTGACTTGGCACCTGGACACTTTCTGCACCAGTAGCTTCACTGGCTGCGTATCATCTTCAGAAGCTGCCTGGAAACAGGCCCAGTTCTTGGGGCAAATGATAGAGAGAGCACAGATCACAAGCCAGGGGGGTGAAATCTTCACATCCTTCCTGAGCTAGCATGGTGGGGCCTTGGTTTCAGCCAGCAGAGGACTTATTCATTGCCATCTCCTTGCGTTTTTAAGGCATAAGGAAGTTTAACACCCCTCAGGGCCACTTCCTCTTCCAtttcctgcccttccccacaaAGAGATCTTTCCTGTTCTGTGGACGGTATGAAATCTGTGACTAGATAACGTGATCCTCCCTCCTGGTTTTCATTCACCTCCTCAGTCACCGTGACTCAGTTGGTGACACGTTGCTCTTTCTCACAGACAACAGCTCACCTTAATAGGCAAGAGGCTTTCTGTTTGCTGGAGAccccaacattttattttgaaaatccttAGCACCTAAAATGTGAGTTTTGGTCACCTTCAGATGTCAACCAGGCTCAGGCCTCGTGTGTATGAAATCCTAGGTGGCAGCAGAGGCCTGGACACATTCACCGCAGGAGGCAACAGATTTGAATTCTGGCCCCAGGTTCAGAGCGCTTGCAGCTCCCACTCAGTCGAACAGGAGACGCAAGCGGGCAGCACCTCTAACAATCAGGCTGCTGCTCGTCATCCCACGTGGATACCGGCGGGGTCTGACGTCAGGCATTTTGGAAGTCTTGGTCCTGTCCCTATCATGGTTTATTCTGGCAAGGCATCGAAGCACTCTCTGTCCTGCCACAGCTCTGCTACCACCCCGTAGCAAAGTACCAGATACAATAACATATGGGGATTCCTACCTTGTCAGCACAAAGTGAGGGTAGAGAGGAAGCGtggtgcagtggttagggcactagctcaGCCCTTGAGAGACCtgacttcaagtccctgctcaaaTTCTGCCTCACGTGGGaattgtgaggctaaatacattaaagattgtgaggcactatGATctgggtagggccctactaaattcacgggtcataggattttaaaaatagtaaatttcatgattccagctatttaaatctgaaatttgacGGTGTCGTAATTGTAGGTGCTGTaattgacccaaaaaggagtggggtggggggtcgcaaggttattgtagtgggggttgcagtactgctacccttacttctgcgctgctgctgcgacgacgctgccttcagagctgggcggctggagagcggcggctgctggccgggatcccagctctgaaggcagagccgccatcagcagcagcgcagaaggatggcatggtatggtattgccacccttacttctgcgcagctggggcactgccttcagagctgggcacccagccaacagccaccactctccagctgcccagctctgaaggcagcgcagaaataagggtggcaacactgcaacccccctaacaTAACCTTCTGacccccttgcaactcccttttggggtcaggacccccaatttgagaaacgctggtcatccccgtgaaatctgtatagtatagggtaaaagcacacacaagaccagactTCACAGTCCATGATagccgtgaatttgatagggccctagatATGGGGTAAGATAGATGGGGGGAGTGGAAAAGAGACAATCGCTTGTGTGTTTCCACCCTGTAACAATGGAACCTTGCAGGTCTTGAGCTGGCTAAGGTGTCCCTCTCGGTAACGTTCAGACTGCAGTGGTATTGGCTGGTTAGTCCTCATTCTTTCTTTGTTCCATAGGAGTGACTTTGAATATACCCTGGGCTCCCCCAAAGCCATTCACATCAAATCTGGGGACTCGCCCATGGCCTACCTCAACAAAGGACAGTTCTACCCCGTCACCCTGAGGACAGCGGGAGACGGCAAATGTTTACACTTGTCCTCGAATAAAGTGAAGGTAAGAGACACACTGGCTGTTTTGCTGACAGATGCTATAAACGGACGTCAAGCAATTGTGCTGCCCTGGGAACGGATCGTGGAGAGAAAATGTGCTTTGTGGCTCACGTTGGTTTAAAGTACTTAaggtctaatacttagtcctgccttggactagatgacctctcgaggtcccttcccagtctatgattctatgaaagtgatGAATGGGCTAGAGAGGCTCAGAAAATGTCAACAGACTCCGTCTTACCCGGCACCTGGAAACCGTAGACTTTTCCTCTAACTTTATCATTCGGGTGGGAGGTGCCCAAGAGACATTCCCACAAAACACCGGAAGCAAAAGGCTGCCTTGAAAGTGCTGTTTGTTAAGGTGGGTCCTGGTCATCAGTGATGTGTGACCCCTTTACATCAGCTAGTTTGAAGCAAAAGGCTTGCAGTACGAGGTTAGCACCACTTCCTAAGAGCAATATCACCCAAAACAGGGGACCCCTATGCCTGgcacactgggggaagggggcattccagggcagggtggaggggagagagaccaTAGCCAAAGCAAACCTGCACCCCGGAAATCCTGCTGTCCCAAAATGGCCCATTGTGGCCATTAcggcaagttagagcagccacgAGGGTGCTCTAACCTGTGCCAAGATAACTCCTTGCAGCCCCGGAAAGGGGAAGTATAAACTGCCTCCCCTGgcacagagatgaatttggtcctTTACGAATAAGCCACGTCCATAGCACAGCGCGATGTTTTGTGTGGGTAGATGCTGGATGGCAATTCTGGTGGAGCTAGACCTGATGTTCTCCAGGGTCTCCCTGGCTAGAAGTTGGGTCCTCTCCCTCCAGCAGTGATGGGACGGTGCACCAAGGAAGGTGTATGAAGTGCTGGGAAGTTCTCCGAGGAAATGGTCTAGTTAAGTGCAGAGCATTAGTAGCAATTAAAGGCCCTGTAAATATCTTAACCCCTCGgctatcccagccctgtgccTGCAGTAGCACAACACGGCTAGGACTCTACAGCttgattcccagctttgccaccgACTTAccatgtgaccttggccaagtccttTCCCTGCTCTGGCCTCACTTTCCCCGgcagtaaaatggggagaatCATACTATCCCTTTTTTGTCCAGTGCATTAGGCCTATGGATGAAAAGGGCTATCCCAGAGCTGAGTGTGATCAACATATTAACGTGGGGCTGTTCTGCTTATTTTTCAGAGCACCGTGATGGTTGTTTTTGACAACGAAAAAAATCCAACGGAGCAGCTCAAGTTCTGGAAGCACTGGCATTCGCGCCAGCCAACGGCCAAGCAGAGAGTCATTGACGTCGGTACGCAGCGGGGCTTTCCTGGGGGGTGATAGTCCAATGTGCGGGGGCTCTCGGCTATTTTTAGAATAAGTTCCTTGCCCATTTTTAATGCACAATaaggcaacttcagctacagaGTTTGGCCTGGAGGAGTTAGGAAACAGCTGAGCGGGGATTTTTTGACCCAacgttttttgttgaaaaatgccacTTTGGCGAAACCAAAAGTTTTCCTGGGAAAGGTTGTGATGAATTTATTGACTTGGACATgtttttggaaaaaagaaaagtttccaaATTGTCCATGGGTCGTTTTGACATCATTCTAAATGGAAAATTCCagtttttctgtacatttttttgATTtacccaaaccaattttttttttccaggttttcagtttggaaaatttTCTAGATTTTGCCTTTTCGTCCTACTTTGGGatgggaagatttttttaaatgtgtgaaatTTTCGCAGGCTGGGAAAACcttttcccttccagctctgttacGAAGGTGCAGAATGACCTGTGGGCGTCAATGCCTTTCTGTCTGGGGACTTTTTAAAGGTTtaggttgaaattttcaaaagcaccaaaatgactgtaggagcctaaattccattttccaaacagACGCAAGAGCCAAGTCAGTGAGATGTAGGCTCCTACattacttaggcacttttgaaaaatcttacccTTTTCCTGTTCAATCGTACAAGTCCAAGATGGCAAAGACCTTCTCCCTTGCCAGCACATGGTTATTCTTACAGTGCATTGAACTTGACCTGACAACTCATATACAAGTGTTTTGTCCATCCAGTAAAGTACCTAAAacattgcctagtggttagagcaggaggctaGTGGCCAGATTCTCTGTTGCACTTTGTTTCCACTGCGTGCAACAAAGCCAGGTGGGAGCTCTTGAGCACCAGGTTATGACTCCTTGAtactgtcggagaaaaactgagttctcactatttttgtttaggtacagcaagtcagatgctttattaactctcacatgtgcagagggagagagcaaagcaggtctctctctggtaactaattacagcaagcatttatacctttcattacagaaataatgagggacagctgcattttgtttatacataggccatcttgatatctcatttccttacttgttttgactcttgcctacatacaattagtttctataccttatctacacaaggtcttctacaccttatctatactgAGGTCACAATGACTTCTTACACAACTCTTTCTCACCCGTCTCACACaatcctcacacaatcctcgcttctacaaatctcgcgttatcagggttatcAGGGTCACAGCTagcttgactcttgctaacaaagactgtctcttgctaacgaagcctgactcttgctaacaaccatcatgcattgcagttcccttctgtcagttcttttctctgcttccacaatacTCTGCTATAGCACTGACCGCAGTGCAGGTTAGAACAGCCTGggtggctgctctaaattatgccagctgACAAAAGTTCCTAAGGGACTATTCCCGGGTTGGGGATAGTCAGAGTACATTGCACTCCAACCGCTACTCCCTCctaccccaactccaccctttccaccTCCAACACTGTATAagtgggctgtataagtaggggcattgccagcagatcgagggacgtgatcatttcccctctattcgacattggtgaggcctcctctggagtactgtgtccagttttgggccccacactacaagaaggatgtagaaaaattggaaagagtccagcggagggccacaaaaatgattaggggggctggagcacatgacttatgaggagaggctgagggaactgggattgtttagtctgcagaagagaagaatgaggagggatttgatagctgctttcaactacctgaaaggggttccaaagaggatggatctagactgttctcagtgacagaacaaggagtaatggtctcaagttgcagtgggggaggtttaggttggatattaggagggtggtgaagcactggaatgggttacctagggaggtggtggaatctccttccttagagatttttaaggtcaggcttgatgaagtcctggctgggatgatttagttggggattggtcctgctttgagcagggggttggactagatacctcctgaggtcccttccaaccctgatattctatgattctatgaacacatcACCTGCACTGGGGGCtatgggagggtgtgggggggaggttcaTGAACTTGCTTCAtgcctgctggagtctttcccaaGCTGGCGGTCTCTGCAGCAAGGCGGTTGTGGCCAGTCTCCACTCCCTCCGCACCCAAGGCAGTGGAAAGGGAGCAGAGTGaatcagagaatctggccctaggaaTTAGTCCAATCCTGCCACTGGCTCAGATTCTTGTAGTCATTTGCACCAGTAAA encodes the following:
- the GRHL3 gene encoding grainyhead-like protein 3 homolog, with product MSNELDFRSVCFLKNDSMNFPKFSYTNEDEAWKSYLENPLTAATKAMMRVNGDDDSVAALSLLYDYYMVPKEKRILPPGMMGRNELGKRNCHGMEYDPEISSFEGSAHLMKLLAENVSGTQEYSDLPKKNGLSLEGVPAPLKPAILLPSTSKLEPSPENYAIASGDVYDNGSLSSLFETIHVVPQQQRWQPDSTFKDDPQESLLFGDILKSQPDQPCSEGYPADGAKRSDFEYTLGSPKAIHIKSGDSPMAYLNKGQFYPVTLRTAGDGKCLHLSSNKVKSTVMVVFDNEKNPTEQLKFWKHWHSRQPTAKQRVIDVADCKENFNTVQHIDEMAYNALSFVWNANEEAKIFIGVNCLSTDFSSQKGVKGVPLNLQIDTYDCGPGTSRLVHRAVCQIKIFCDKGAERKMRDDERKQFRRKGKCLDSNNNGLKGCLLSGFRGNEITFLRPETDLETEPVLFIPNVHFSNLQRCGVVLPAAAVPNNVNRLPLKRGCPSFSDEFDPSPSKLAKEEDAKRVLLYVRRESEEVFDALMLKTPDLQGLRNAISEKYGLPEESIYKVYKKCKRGILVNMDNNIIQHYSNHMAFLLDIVEAEDKIQIILKEL